One genomic segment of Hevea brasiliensis isolate MT/VB/25A 57/8 chromosome 3, ASM3005281v1, whole genome shotgun sequence includes these proteins:
- the LOC110632783 gene encoding uncharacterized protein LOC110632783: MAASETMDDSFRARVEKIFGSLTSSSLQQPSSLQSTLWSLTDDEVERREWRREDAVTHDRDEIPCSSAFDELKRDRWRAFRRELQCDLNDDDDDDDDHDESNTLSSRGVGTYGVDEWDIRSSIGLDRTLDNEEEEDEYDKVASGRENAGERLYMKNVGNQESYLNIHNVLPKSLHGTKDPRANHMAAKIRLREDEAEAQKLNSHHGCDAEVRELHRKPSNESGSQLRSILKRKDNKSDSKWHKRVRFDPGCKTVCKKEASQKIQAISVGSSSLNCMISDDERMSSQNRYGIPDYLQNPFKYTNYSFNSSSEVEEKSSTQACMDFVKLVKDLKSTGSGSELKDASADLPIPKSVTFVPKKKAGELKAGNYSCKVKQDEEEDGNQSLRNTILPVGIAAGESQESEAGVVEEDERERNDIIKSDGSQKASRKYRTRSGTDESDP; encoded by the exons ATGGCAGCCTCAGAAACCATGGACGATAGCTTCAGAGCCCGAGTGGAGAAGATTTTCGGATCGTTGACTTCATCTTCCTTGCAGCAACCCTCGTCTCTTCAATCTACTCTTTGGTCTCTCACTGACGATGAGGTCGAGAGAAGAGAATGGAGGAGAGAAGACGCCGTAACACATGACAGGGATGAAATACCGTGCTCTTCTgcttttgatgagttgaaaagagATCGGTGGAGGGCTTTTCGTAGAGAGCTCCAATGTGATctcaatgatgatgatgatgatgatgatgatcatGATGAGTCTAATACGTTGAGTAGCAGAGGAGTGGGCACGTATGGTGTGGATGAATGGGATATCAGATCCTCCATTGGCTTGGACCGTACTCTCGATAATGAG GAAGAGGAAGATGAATATGATAAAGTGGCTTCAGGAAGAGAAAATGCTGGGGAGCGTCTTTATATGAAGAATGTTGGTAATCAAGAGTCTTATTTGAACATTCATAATGTACTTCCCAAGTCATTACATGGCACAAAAGACCCACGTGCTAATCACATGGCAGCAAAAATTAGGCTGAGAGAAGATGAAGCTGAAGCTCAAAAATTGAATTCTCACCATGGTTGTGATGCAGAAGTTAGAGAGCTCCATCGGAAACCATCTAATGAAAGTGGCAGTCAATTGAGATCTATATTAAAAAGGAAAGACAACAAATCAGATTCCAAGTGGCATAAACGTGTCAGGTTTGACCCTGGCTGTAAAACTGTATGCAAGAAAGAAGCATCCCAAAAAATTCAAGCCATTTCTGTGGGCAGTTCTTCACTGAACTGTATGATTTCAGACGATGAACGCATGTCAAGCCAGAACAGATATGGCATTCCAGATTATTTACAGAATCCATTTAAATATACCAATTACAGTTTTAATTCATCTAGTGAAGTTGAAGAGAAATCCAGTACCCAGGCTTGCATGGATTTTGTTAAGTTGGTCAAAGATCTAAAATCCACAGGATCAGGATCAGAGTTGAAGGATGCCTCAGCTGACCTTCCAATTCCGAAGTCGGTGACTTTTGTTCCCAAGAAAAAGGCAGGTGAACTTAAAGCAGGTAATTACAGCTGCAAGGTTAAGCAAGATGAGGAAGAGGATGGTAATCAATCCTTGCGGAATACAATCTTACCTGTTGGCATTGCAGCTGGGGAATCACAAGAGTCTGAAGCTGGTGTAGTGGAGGAAGATGAAAGAGAAAGAAATGACATAATCAAAAGTGATGGTTCCCAAAAGGCTAGTCGCAAGTATCGAACAAGGTCAGGCACAGATGAATCTGATCCTTGA